The following coding sequences are from one Streptomyces venezuelae window:
- the grpE gene encoding nucleotide exchange factor GrpE has translation MTEETPGFGENAEKPDVPSGATPDDAAPKAAEPSTEESPAAPAGDAAASKTSAQDAQDASLTGLTAQLDQVRTALNERTADLQRLQAEYQNYRRRVERDKVAVKEIASANLLSELLPTLDDIGRAREHGELVGGFKSVAESLETVVAKLGLQQFGKEGEPFDPTIHEALMHSYAPDVTETTCVAILQPGYRIGERTIRPARVAVAEPQPGAQTVKGEEPEGSAGSAAEKADEKETGGPDEG, from the coding sequence ATGACCGAGGAGACCCCGGGCTTCGGCGAGAACGCCGAGAAGCCTGACGTCCCCTCCGGCGCCACCCCTGATGACGCGGCGCCGAAGGCCGCCGAGCCCTCCACCGAGGAGAGCCCGGCGGCCCCGGCCGGGGACGCAGCAGCGAGCAAGACGTCCGCGCAGGACGCGCAGGACGCAAGCCTGACTGGCCTGACCGCCCAGCTGGACCAGGTGCGCACCGCGCTCAACGAGCGCACCGCGGACCTCCAGCGGCTGCAGGCCGAGTACCAGAACTACCGCCGTCGTGTGGAGCGGGACAAGGTGGCGGTGAAGGAGATCGCCTCGGCGAACCTCCTCTCCGAGCTCCTCCCCACCCTCGACGACATCGGCCGCGCCCGTGAGCACGGCGAGCTGGTCGGCGGCTTCAAGTCGGTCGCCGAGTCGCTCGAGACGGTCGTCGCCAAGCTGGGCCTCCAGCAGTTCGGCAAGGAGGGCGAGCCCTTCGACCCGACGATCCACGAAGCCCTGATGCACAGCTACGCCCCGGACGTCACCGAGACGACCTGCGTCGCGATCCTGCAGCCCGGGTACCGCATCGGGGAGCGCACCATCCGCCCCGCGCGGGTGGCCGTCGCCGAGCCGCAGCCGGGCGCGCAGACCGTCAAGGGCGAGGAGCCCGAAGGCTCTGCGGGCTCCGCCGCGGAGAAGGCGGACGAGAAGGAGACCGGTGGCCCGGACGAGGGCTGA
- the dnaJ gene encoding molecular chaperone DnaJ, producing MSTKDFIEKDYYKVLGVPKDATEAEIKKAYRKLARENHPDANTGNTKAEERFKEISEANDVLGDPKKRKEYDEARALFGNGGFRQGPGGGGGSFNFDLGDLFGGGAPGGGGAAGGGFGGGLGDVFGGLFNRGGAGAGAGTRTQPRRGQDIESEVTLSFTEAVDGATVPLRMSSQAACKACSGTGDKNGTPRVCPTCVGTGQVSRGGGGGFSLTDPCMDCKGRGLIAQNPCEVCGGSGRAKSSRTMQVRIPPGVSDGQRIRLRGKGAPGERGGPAGDLYVVVHVDSHPVFGRKGDNLTVTVPVTYPEATLGGEVKVPTLGGPPVTLKLPAGTPNGRTMRARGKGAVRKDGTRGDLLVTVEVSVPTSLSESAKDALESYRKATAGDDPRAELFQAAKGA from the coding sequence ATGAGCACCAAGGACTTCATCGAGAAGGACTACTACAAGGTCCTCGGCGTCCCCAAGGACGCCACCGAAGCCGAGATCAAGAAGGCGTACCGGAAGCTCGCGCGCGAGAACCACCCGGACGCCAACACCGGCAACACCAAGGCGGAGGAGCGCTTCAAGGAGATCTCCGAGGCGAACGACGTCCTCGGTGACCCCAAGAAGCGCAAGGAGTACGACGAAGCGCGTGCTCTCTTCGGCAACGGCGGATTCCGGCAGGGCCCCGGAGGCGGCGGCGGTTCGTTCAACTTCGACCTGGGCGACCTCTTCGGAGGCGGCGCCCCGGGTGGCGGTGGAGCGGCCGGCGGCGGCTTCGGGGGCGGCCTCGGTGACGTCTTCGGGGGCCTGTTCAACCGCGGCGGTGCGGGTGCCGGAGCCGGCACGCGTACGCAGCCGAGGCGCGGCCAGGACATCGAGTCCGAGGTCACGCTGAGCTTCACGGAGGCGGTGGACGGCGCGACGGTGCCGCTCCGCATGTCCTCCCAGGCCGCCTGCAAGGCGTGCTCCGGCACCGGCGACAAGAACGGCACACCGCGCGTGTGCCCGACCTGCGTCGGCACGGGCCAGGTCTCGCGGGGCGGCGGCGGAGGGTTCTCCCTCACCGACCCGTGCATGGACTGCAAGGGGCGCGGGCTGATCGCCCAGAACCCCTGCGAGGTCTGCGGCGGCAGCGGCCGCGCCAAGTCGTCGCGGACGATGCAGGTGCGGATTCCGCCCGGCGTCTCGGACGGGCAGCGCATCCGGCTGCGCGGCAAGGGCGCGCCCGGCGAACGCGGCGGCCCGGCCGGTGACCTGTACGTGGTCGTGCACGTCGACAGCCACCCGGTCTTCGGCCGCAAGGGCGACAACCTCACGGTCACCGTCCCGGTGACGTATCCGGAGGCGACGCTCGGCGGCGAGGTGAAGGTGCCGACGCTGGGCGGCCCGCCCGTCACCCTGAAACTGCCCGCCGGTACGCCGAACGGCCGTACCATGCGGGCCCGGGGCAAGGGCGCGGTCCGCAAGGACGGCACCCGGGGCGACCTGCTCGTGACGGTGGAGGTGTCGGTTCCGACCTCCCTGTCGGAGTCGGCGAAGGACGCCCTCGAGTCCTACCGCAAGGCGACTGCGGGCGACGACCCGCGGGCAGAACTGTTCCAGGCCGCGAAGGGAGCGTGA
- a CDS encoding heat shock protein transcriptional repressor HspR, with amino-acid sequence MDRVGRRRNPYQLTDETPVYVISVAAQLSGLHPQTLRQYDRLGLVSPDRTAGRGRRYSARDIELLRTVQQLSQEEGINLAGIKRIIELENQVAALQSRVAELSAAVDGAAAAMQQREAAVHASYRRDLVPYQDVQQASALVVWRPKRSTEQ; translated from the coding sequence ATGGACAGGGTCGGCCGTCGTCGTAATCCGTACCAGCTGACCGATGAAACGCCGGTGTACGTCATCTCGGTGGCGGCCCAGCTGAGCGGTCTCCATCCGCAGACCCTGCGGCAGTACGACCGTCTCGGTCTGGTCTCCCCGGACCGCACCGCGGGCCGCGGCCGACGCTACTCCGCCCGCGACATCGAACTGCTGCGCACCGTGCAGCAGTTGTCGCAGGAAGAGGGCATCAACCTCGCCGGCATCAAGCGCATCATCGAGCTGGAGAACCAGGTCGCGGCGCTCCAGTCGCGGGTCGCGGAGCTCTCCGCGGCCGTGGACGGCGCCGCGGCGGCCATGCAGCAGCGCGAGGCGGCGGTGCACGCCTCGTACCGCCGCGACCTCGTCCCGTACCAGGACGTGCAGCAGGCGAGCGCGCTGGTGGTGTGGCGTCCGAAGAGATCGACGGAGCAGTAG